A single genomic interval of Asterias amurensis chromosome 1, ASM3211899v1 harbors:
- the LOC139936358 gene encoding optic atrophy 3 protein homolog, whose amino-acid sequence MAGFQQAAFPVIKLASLAIKQISKPLAKRIQLMAKTRPFIRKYICMPPAQLHHWMEINLKMRILGLGKASSVKPLSEEAAVELGAEIIGETFLFSVAVGTISFEYFRQQRKEQEHEGEQTSAISELQSRVEELGIFVEQQDAKIRELQRNMLNLTPTRK is encoded by the exons ATGGCAGGTTTTCAGCAGGCAGCCTTTCCAGTCATAAAGCTTGCATCACTCGCCATAAAGCAAATCAGTAAACCTCTGGCAAAGAGAATCCAGCTGATGGCCAAGACGAGACCGTTCATTCGCAAATACATCTGCATGCCTCCCGCTCAGT TACATCATTGGATGGAAATCAATCTCAAGATGCGTATTCTGGGTCTTGGGAAAGCCTCTTCGGTCAAACCTCTGAGCGAGGAAGCAGCCGTCGAGCTAGGAGCAGAAATCATCGGCGAGACCTTTCTCTTCTCGGTAGCCGTGGGAACGATATCGTTTGAATATTTCCGTCAACAGAGGAAGGAACAAGAGCATGAAGGGGAGCAGACGTCGGCCATTAGTGAACTACAGAGTAGAGTTGAAGAACTGGGAATCTTCGTAGAACAGCAAGATGCTAAGATTAGGGAACTCCAGAGGAATATGTTAAATCTTACACCAACAAGGAAATGA